The window GCAGTAACAATTTCTACCTCGGAATATTATACTCCAAAAGGTAGAATTATCAACAATATCGGTATTGAACCAGACATTATAATTACAGACCAAGAAGATTCCGAAGAAGATATGCAGTTAGATGCTGCGATTGATTACTTACTCAAAGACAAAATTATTGTTCAATAGATGAGATATTATATGGGAAAAAAATTGTGGAACTATGTTTACTCTTTATTGCTTTCTGTAATCTTATTACTATTAATAGGAATATTTTTAAATTTGAATAGTAATGTACATAAGATTGAAAATAATGCTCTTGTTAGCAATAAGGAGATGTTTAAGGAATGTGTAGATCCAGAATATGAGCAACCAATAAGCGAAAAACAGACCATTTTTTTGTATGATATTATTGACCAGAAAGCAAAAGAATTACCCTTGTTTAATAAATTTATTACAGATAGAAAGAGAGAAGAAGTAAAAGCCGGAGTTGCTATTATTATTGATGATATGGGCTATCAGAAGGAAATTGCTGAACAGGTCATGTGTTTAAATTTCCCGGTAGCAATTTCTGTTTTGCCCTTTTTACCATATTCACAGATGGTGGCACAAATGGCAAGAGAAAGGGGATTTGCGGTCTTATTGCATTTGCCGATGGAACCTCATAATTCAAATACTGATCCTGGTAAAGGTGCTATCTTTACTACAATGACTGAACAGGAAGTAAAAGCAAAAATTTTGGCAAATTTACAGGAAATTCCCGATATTGATGGTGTAAATAATCATATGGGTTCTAAAGCTACTGAAGATGATTATATTATGAAAATAGTTTTAAATGAATTAAAGGAAAGAAATTTGTTCTTCATCGATAGCATGACCAGCCCCTATTCAGTAGGTTACAAATTAAGTAAGGAAATGGGTATTAAAACTGCTCAGCGAACTGTTTTTTTAGATAACGAACAGGATGTTGATTATATACGTAATCAGGTAATGGTGCTAAAAGAGTATGCTTTGAAATATGGTAGTGCCATTGCCATTGGACATCCTTACTGTAATACTATTAATGTTCTTATTGAAGTAGATTTGATGCTACAATCAGAAGGCATAGAAATCGTGCCGATAGAAGAATTATTGGAATAAGAAAAGTTTATAAAATTCTAAGTGAAAAGATAGATAATATTTTTATGAAAAAGAAAATAATAAAAATGGCTAAAAAAGTCTTTTTTAAAATTTTATTTTACTTGATTTTGCCACTATTACTCATGTGAAGGTATTATTCATAGATTAAATCAAATGAAATTAAATCAACTCGGGAGGAAGCATGGAAATTAAAAACAAAAATATCAGGGTCAGGTTTGCTCCAAGCCCGACAGGATATCTCCATATAGGAGGAGCAAGAACAGCCTTGTTTAATTGGCTATTCGCCAGGCATTACGGTGGAAACTTTATTTTAAGAATTGAAGATACTGATAGGTTAAGGTCTACCCCTGAAGCTGTCAATGCTATTTTAGATGGGATGAAATGGCTTGGTCTGGATTGGGATGAAGGTCCAGAAAAGGGGGGAGAATATGGACCCTATTTTCAAACCCAACGACTGGATTTATATAAACAATTTTCCAATAAATTATTGGCTAGTGGGGAGGCTTATTATTGTTATTGCAGTGCAGAAGAGTTAGATAATAGGCGTAAGAAGCTATTAACTGAGGGGAAACCAGCAATCTATGACCGAAAATGTCTTGAGTTATGTGAGACGGAAAAACAGAAGTTGGAGAAAGAAGGAAGAAAGCCAGCCATCAGGTTAAAAATGCCTGATAGGAAAATTATTGTTTATGATTTAATTAAAGGCAGAATGGAATTTGATAGTAAATTACTTAGTGATTTTGTATTAGTAAAATCTGATGGAATTCCAACCTATAATTTTGCGGTGGTGGCTGATGATATTCTAATGAAAATATCTTTGGTTATGCGTGGAGATGATCATATTTCCAATACACCAAAACAGATAGTTATTTATCAAGCCTTAGGTGCCACTCTTCCAGAATTTGCCCATATTCCAATGATTATGGGTCCTGATAATACCAGGTTGAGTAAGAGGCATGGAGCGACTTCAGTTATGGAATACCAGAGAAGTGGTTTTCTACCAGAGGCCGTTGTTAATTATATTGCTCATTTAGGCTGGTCTTCAGGAACTAATCAGGAAATTTTCACCATTGAAGAATTAGTAGAGAATTTTGCTTTAGAAAAAGTTTCCAGTCATTCAGCTATTTTCGATATGGAAAAGTTAAACTGGTTTAATAATGAGTATTTAAAAAGAATGACCGATAGAAAGTATGTAGAGATGTTAATACCTTTTCTAAAGGAAGCTGGATATCTTGAATCTCCTTTAAGTAGTGAAAAGGAGAAATGGTTGAGGAAAGTTGTTTCGCTTATGAAAAGTAGAGTAAGAAATTTTAGGCAATTTTTGGAATATGGGGATTATTTTTTCACTGAGAATTATAGTATGGAAGTGAAGGCAGTAGAAATATTGAAACAGACTGGAATAAAGAACATTTTAGAACAATTATTAATAAGACTTAAAGAGATAGACAACTGGAATGAGTTTAATATTGAGTCTAAAGTGAGAGAAATGGCAAGTCAGTTTAATTTAAAGGGGAAACAAATTATTCATCCTACTCGTGTGGCACTTTCTGGCAAAACGGTAGGGCCAGGTCTCTTTTCTCTAATGGAAGTACTTGGTAAAGAGAAAAACATCAAACGATTGATGGGAGCAATTTATAAAATAAATAAATATAAATAATCTTTATATCATCGTTTTTAAGACAATACACTTAAAGCACAATGCCCTATAATTTACGGGGTATACATTTACTATTAAATAGAGAAGTTTTTAAGAGGAAGAATTCCTTATGAATGTATTGAAGAATGTTAATATCCGATATTATGAACTTCAGGATAAATGAAATATATCCTGTTGTTTTTTCTTAAAATAAATCTTGAATAATTTACCGTTCTTCTAAAATAGCGTATTATGATAAGAAATTGCTTGTAGATTAAGGAGTTCTCAAAGGAAATAATTCCCCATGGATGTCTTGACCTATAGAAAATATGTTGTAAAATATTATTGTTGAGTTGAGTAAGGAAAATTGAGGGATCGTCTAGTGGTAGGACACCAGACTCTGGATCTGGGAGCGGTGGTTCGACCCCACCTCCCTCAGCCAATAAATAGTGGCGCAATCGAATAGTGGTTAATTCAGCTGGCTCTCAATCAGCAAACGGGGGTTCAATTCCCCCTTGCGCCACCATTTTAGAAAGAATATATTTTACCATTGTTCTTATTTAATTAAAAATTGATTGAAAATTTTGTATGAATGAAATTATATTAGAATAAAAAGATTTAAATATTTAAAATAATTTTTAGAAATATTAGTTAGAATAATTATAGACGAAAATTAATAGTCGCCAGATAGTAATATACAAAAATGAAAAAGAGCAGGGTAACCTGCTCTTTTTGGCATAGGAAGATAAAATGAAAGGAATTAAGAATAGTATAAGTACAAAAATAATAAAAATTGATCCGGATAATATTAATTGGCAGTATTTACGGGAAGCTGGGCAAGCAATAAGAGATGGAAAATTAGTGGCTTTTCCTACGGAAACAGTTTATGGATTAGGTGCAGATGCCTTAAATAGTGAGGCAGTTTTGAAAATATTTAAAGCAAAAAATAGACCTTTTTATGATCCCTTAATTGTTCATGTTCATAATTCAGAAGAAATAATGGATTTTGTAGAAGATTTTCCAGATATTGCTAAAAGATTAGGTGAATTATTCTGGCCGGGACCACTAACAATGGTTTTGAAAAAAAGTAAATTAATTTCAGAGGTAATTACTTCCGGACTAAATACTGTAGCTATACGGATACCCAATCATAAAGTTGC is drawn from Atribacterota bacterium and contains these coding sequences:
- the gltX gene encoding glutamate--tRNA ligase — encoded protein: MEIKNKNIRVRFAPSPTGYLHIGGARTALFNWLFARHYGGNFILRIEDTDRLRSTPEAVNAILDGMKWLGLDWDEGPEKGGEYGPYFQTQRLDLYKQFSNKLLASGEAYYCYCSAEELDNRRKKLLTEGKPAIYDRKCLELCETEKQKLEKEGRKPAIRLKMPDRKIIVYDLIKGRMEFDSKLLSDFVLVKSDGIPTYNFAVVADDILMKISLVMRGDDHISNTPKQIVIYQALGATLPEFAHIPMIMGPDNTRLSKRHGATSVMEYQRSGFLPEAVVNYIAHLGWSSGTNQEIFTIEELVENFALEKVSSHSAIFDMEKLNWFNNEYLKRMTDRKYVEMLIPFLKEAGYLESPLSSEKEKWLRKVVSLMKSRVRNFRQFLEYGDYFFTENYSMEVKAVEILKQTGIKNILEQLLIRLKEIDNWNEFNIESKVREMASQFNLKGKQIIHPTRVALSGKTVGPGLFSLMEVLGKEKNIKRLMGAIYKINKYK
- a CDS encoding divergent polysaccharide deacetylase family protein, with translation MGKKLWNYVYSLLLSVILLLLIGIFLNLNSNVHKIENNALVSNKEMFKECVDPEYEQPISEKQTIFLYDIIDQKAKELPLFNKFITDRKREEVKAGVAIIIDDMGYQKEIAEQVMCLNFPVAISVLPFLPYSQMVAQMARERGFAVLLHLPMEPHNSNTDPGKGAIFTTMTEQEVKAKILANLQEIPDIDGVNNHMGSKATEDDYIMKIVLNELKERNLFFIDSMTSPYSVGYKLSKEMGIKTAQRTVFLDNEQDVDYIRNQVMVLKEYALKYGSAIAIGHPYCNTINVLIEVDLMLQSEGIEIVPIEELLE